From Variovorax sp. PMC12, the proteins below share one genomic window:
- the hemF gene encoding oxygen-dependent coproporphyrinogen oxidase, whose amino-acid sequence MQQTNPAAVGDYLRGLQQSIISAVEKADGGACVRDAWQKEPGEPLQGQGLTCILEGGELFERAGCGFSQVRGPRLPPSATQNRPELSGAPFEAMGVSLVFHPRNPYVPIVHMNVRMLAALPEGGEPVCWFGGGMDLTPCYGFEEDAVHFHTVCRDALAPFGEDKYPRFKTWCDEYFFLKHRNEQRGIGGIFFDDFSEGGFENGFALMRSVGDGFLPAYLPVVERRRAMPYTERERNFQLYRRGRYVEFNLVWDRGTHFGLQSGGRTESILLSMPPLASWAYQQRPEPGSPEAALYSDFIVRRDWL is encoded by the coding sequence ATGCAGCAAACCAACCCGGCGGCGGTCGGCGACTACCTGCGCGGTCTGCAGCAGTCGATCATTTCAGCGGTGGAAAAGGCCGACGGCGGCGCCTGCGTGCGCGACGCCTGGCAAAAAGAGCCCGGTGAGCCGCTGCAGGGCCAGGGCCTGACCTGCATCCTCGAAGGCGGGGAACTGTTCGAGCGCGCCGGCTGCGGCTTCTCGCAGGTGCGCGGCCCCAGGCTGCCGCCATCGGCCACGCAGAACCGGCCCGAGCTGTCGGGCGCGCCTTTCGAGGCGATGGGCGTGTCGCTGGTGTTCCATCCGCGCAACCCCTATGTGCCGATCGTCCACATGAACGTGCGCATGCTCGCGGCACTTCCTGAAGGCGGCGAACCGGTCTGCTGGTTCGGCGGCGGCATGGACCTCACGCCGTGCTACGGCTTCGAGGAAGACGCGGTGCACTTCCACACCGTGTGCCGCGATGCGCTCGCGCCCTTCGGCGAAGACAAGTACCCGCGCTTCAAGACGTGGTGCGACGAGTATTTCTTCCTGAAGCACCGCAACGAGCAGCGCGGCATCGGCGGCATCTTCTTCGACGACTTTTCGGAAGGCGGCTTCGAGAACGGCTTTGCCTTGATGCGCTCGGTGGGCGACGGCTTCCTGCCTGCCTACCTGCCCGTGGTCGAGCGCCGCCGCGCCATGCCTTACACCGAGCGCGAGCGCAACTTCCAGCTCTACCGTCGCGGACGCTATGTCGAGTTCAACCTCGTGTGGGACCGCGGCACGCACTTCGGCCTGCAGTCCGGTGGGCGCACGGAATCGATCCTGCTGTCGATGCCGCCGCTGGCGAGCTGGGCCTACCAGCAACGGCCCGAGCCGGGCAGCCCGGAAGCCGCGCTGTACAGCGACTTCATCGTGCGGCGCGACTGGCTGTGA
- the rsfS gene encoding ribosome silencing factor gives MTTEAAAKKDTQKLQRAIIDGLEDVKAQDIQVFDTEHLSPLFERVIVASGTSNRQTKALAASVRDAVREAGFGKPRIEGEENGEWIIVDCGAAVAHIMQPAIRQYYHLEEIWGDKPVRAKLGGAKPAASTSSSTKDEPETKKKGAAKEPTLRRSSAAKTAIRAAEQEAKAAKAPAKKAASKTTAKTAAKKAPAKKAGSTTARVPVKVVGKPAAKKPAAKKAAAKKAPARRS, from the coding sequence ATGACCACTGAAGCCGCCGCCAAAAAAGACACCCAGAAACTCCAGCGAGCCATCATCGATGGTCTCGAAGACGTCAAGGCGCAGGACATCCAGGTATTTGACACGGAGCATCTGTCACCGCTGTTCGAGCGCGTGATCGTCGCGTCGGGCACCTCGAACCGCCAGACCAAGGCGCTGGCCGCCAGCGTGCGCGACGCCGTGCGCGAAGCCGGTTTCGGCAAGCCGCGCATCGAGGGCGAGGAAAACGGCGAGTGGATCATCGTGGACTGCGGCGCCGCGGTCGCGCACATCATGCAGCCGGCCATCCGCCAGTACTACCACCTCGAAGAGATCTGGGGCGACAAGCCGGTGCGCGCCAAGCTCGGCGGTGCCAAGCCCGCAGCGTCCACGAGTTCGTCCACCAAGGACGAGCCGGAAACCAAGAAGAAGGGCGCCGCCAAGGAGCCCACGCTGCGCCGCTCGAGCGCCGCCAAGACCGCGATCCGCGCAGCCGAGCAGGAAGCCAAGGCAGCGAAGGCACCGGCGAAGAAGGCTGCCTCCAAGACCACGGCCAAGACTGCAGCGAAGAAGGCGCCCGCCAAGAAGGCCGGCTCCACCACGGCGCGCGTGCCGGTCAAGGTCGTCGGCAAGCCGGCGGCCAAGAAGCCCGCTGCCAAGAAGGCGGCAGCCAAGAAGGCGCCAGCCCGCCGCTCATGA
- a CDS encoding Maf family protein, with product MSDFIYLASQSPRRAQLLGQLGIRHALLLADADEDAESLEAALPNEAPASYVQRVTALKLDAAVARLRRRGLASAPVLCADTTVALGRTILGKPDDAADAARMLAMLSGTTHRVLTAVALQDGDRRHAALSVSRVRFAKINESQIARYAESGEPLGKAGAYAIQGAAAAFIEHISGSYSGIMGLPMFETAELLRGAGFNT from the coding sequence TTGTCCGACTTCATCTACCTCGCCTCGCAAAGCCCGCGCCGTGCGCAGCTGCTCGGCCAGCTCGGTATTCGCCATGCATTGCTGCTCGCCGACGCCGACGAAGACGCAGAGTCGCTCGAAGCGGCGCTGCCGAACGAGGCGCCGGCCTCCTACGTGCAGCGCGTGACCGCCCTCAAGCTCGATGCGGCCGTGGCGCGGCTGCGGCGGCGCGGGCTGGCCAGCGCGCCGGTGCTCTGCGCCGACACCACCGTCGCGCTGGGCCGCACCATCCTCGGCAAGCCCGACGACGCCGCGGATGCCGCGCGCATGCTCGCCATGCTCTCGGGCACCACGCACCGCGTGCTGACGGCCGTGGCCCTGCAGGACGGCGACCGGCGCCATGCCGCGCTCAGCGTCTCCCGCGTGCGCTTCGCGAAGATCAACGAGTCGCAGATTGCCCGCTACGCCGAAAGCGGCGAGCCGCTCGGCAAGGCCGGGGCCTATGCCATCCAGGGCGCGGCGGCTGCGTTCATCGAGCACATCAGCGGGTCCTATTCGGGCATCATGGGACTTCCCATGTTCGAGACCGCCGAGCTGCTCCGTGGCGCCGGTTTCAATACCTGA
- the msbA gene encoding lipid A export permease/ATP-binding protein MsbA — MQASPGGETPRPPLMRRLARLMTWFGGSRQWWALGLSGAMLAAITEPLMAALLKPLLDRGFTRGEMPLWFVPAAVLLLFAVRGIAQFISQYALSRIANEGMQKLRRVMFERLLGAELALFARQSASALSNTVVYEVQTGAMLLVQALLGLSRDGFTLIALLGYLVYLNWKLTLIVAFLVPSISWIMKVFSKRLYRLTQQGQQATDELAYVVEENVLAHRVVRLHGAEGAQGHRFEQLSQRLNRLAVKSTIAQAATTPLTQMMASLALSVVVMIALWQSGKQGFTVGGFVAYITAMLMLIAPIRRLAEVAGPITRGLAALERGLVLIDEVAPESQGTFHLDHADGHIELRNVQVSYRGDDEQRALDGVSLTIQPGQVVAFVGPSGSGKTTLVNLLPRFVQPSSGQVLLDGHDTSEWQLKSLRAQFAMVSQDVVMLNETLAANVALGAEIDRERVLQCIEAANLSSHVENLPQGIDTVLGHNATQLSGGQRQRLAIARALYKNAPVLLLDEATSALDTESERLVQDALQRLMQNRTTLIVAHRLSTIQHADRIIVMEQGRIAEQGSHEQLMQLDGLYARLQTLAVRSAPPGQDPTL; from the coding sequence ATGCAAGCTTCCCCCGGCGGCGAGACTCCTCGCCCTCCCCTGATGCGCCGCCTGGCGCGACTCATGACCTGGTTCGGCGGCTCGCGCCAATGGTGGGCCCTTGGATTGAGCGGGGCGATGCTGGCGGCAATCACCGAGCCGCTCATGGCCGCCCTGCTCAAGCCGCTGCTCGACCGCGGCTTCACGCGCGGCGAGATGCCGCTCTGGTTCGTGCCCGCCGCCGTGCTGCTGCTGTTCGCGGTGCGCGGCATCGCCCAGTTCATTTCCCAGTACGCCCTCTCGCGCATCGCCAACGAGGGCATGCAGAAGCTGCGGCGGGTGATGTTCGAGCGCCTGCTCGGCGCCGAGCTCGCGCTGTTCGCGCGGCAGTCGGCCAGCGCGCTTTCGAACACCGTGGTCTACGAAGTACAGACCGGCGCGATGCTGCTGGTGCAGGCGCTGCTCGGCCTGTCGCGCGACGGCTTCACGCTGATCGCGCTGCTGGGCTATCTGGTCTACCTGAACTGGAAGCTCACTCTCATCGTGGCCTTCCTGGTGCCCAGCATCTCGTGGATCATGAAGGTGTTCTCCAAGCGGCTCTACCGGCTCACGCAGCAGGGCCAGCAGGCCACCGACGAGCTGGCCTACGTGGTCGAGGAAAACGTGCTCGCCCACCGCGTGGTGCGCCTGCACGGGGCCGAAGGCGCCCAGGGCCATCGCTTCGAACAGCTGAGCCAGCGCCTGAACCGACTGGCCGTGAAGTCGACCATCGCCCAGGCCGCGACCACGCCGCTCACGCAGATGATGGCCTCGCTGGCGCTGTCGGTGGTGGTGATGATCGCGCTGTGGCAAAGCGGCAAGCAGGGCTTCACCGTGGGCGGCTTCGTTGCCTACATCACGGCCATGCTGATGCTGATCGCGCCCATCCGCCGGCTGGCCGAGGTGGCCGGGCCGATCACGCGCGGACTGGCCGCACTGGAGCGCGGACTGGTGCTGATCGACGAGGTCGCCCCGGAGTCGCAGGGCACGTTCCATCTCGACCACGCCGATGGCCACATCGAACTGCGCAACGTGCAGGTCAGCTACCGCGGCGACGACGAGCAGCGCGCCCTCGACGGCGTGAGCCTGACCATCCAACCCGGCCAGGTGGTGGCCTTCGTCGGGCCTTCGGGTTCGGGCAAGACCACGCTGGTGAACCTGCTGCCACGCTTCGTGCAACCCAGCAGCGGCCAGGTGCTGCTCGACGGACACGACACCAGCGAATGGCAGCTGAAGAGCCTGCGTGCGCAGTTCGCGATGGTCAGCCAGGACGTGGTGATGCTCAACGAGACCCTCGCGGCCAACGTGGCGCTGGGCGCGGAAATCGATCGCGAACGCGTGCTGCAATGCATAGAGGCGGCCAACCTGAGCTCGCACGTGGAGAACCTGCCCCAGGGCATCGACACCGTGCTGGGCCACAACGCCACGCAGCTCTCGGGCGGCCAACGCCAGCGCTTGGCCATCGCCCGTGCGCTCTACAAGAACGCGCCGGTGCTGCTGCTCGACGAGGCCACCTCCGCGCTCGACACCGAATCGGAGCGCCTCGTGCAGGACGCCCTGCAGCGCCTCATGCAGAACCGCACCACGCTGATCGTGGCCCACCGCCTGTCGACCATCCAGCACGCGGACCGCATCATCGTGATGGAGCAAGGCCGCATTGCCGAGCAAGGCAGCCACGAGCAGCTGATGCAGCTCGACGGCCTGTATGCGCGGCTGCAGACGCTGGCGGTGCGCAGCGCGCCGCCGGGGCAAGACCCGACGCTCTGA
- a CDS encoding tRNA threonylcarbamoyladenosine dehydratase: MSAIITAAITTPPAAADVVIDTAAPDHARRFGGLERLYGVAGAARIRHAHVLVVGIGGVGSWAVEALARSGVGRLTLVDLDHVSESNINRQIHALDATVGQAKVEAMRDRIAQINPDCRVLAVDEFVEPSNWTSVLEAAQAANGPVTAVVDACDQVKAKLTMAAWARASRAAFITVGAAGGKRQAHKVDIDDLSLVTHDPLLAQLRQRLRKEHGAPREGRKIGVTCVFSRESVAPPDASCAIEGDGSLNCHGYGSVVSVTATFGQCAAGWVLDKIASNLTL; this comes from the coding sequence TTGAGCGCGATCATCACTGCCGCAATCACCACTCCTCCTGCCGCCGCGGATGTCGTCATCGACACCGCGGCGCCCGACCATGCGCGCCGCTTCGGCGGACTGGAGCGCCTGTACGGCGTGGCGGGTGCGGCACGCATCCGCCATGCGCACGTGCTGGTCGTCGGCATCGGCGGGGTGGGGTCGTGGGCGGTCGAGGCGCTGGCACGCAGCGGGGTCGGGCGGCTGACGCTGGTCGACCTGGACCACGTGTCCGAATCGAACATCAACCGCCAGATCCACGCGCTCGATGCGACCGTGGGCCAGGCGAAGGTCGAGGCCATGCGCGACCGCATTGCGCAGATCAACCCGGACTGCAGGGTGCTGGCGGTGGACGAGTTCGTGGAGCCGAGCAACTGGACGAGCGTGCTCGAGGCCGCGCAGGCAGCGAACGGCCCGGTGACAGCTGTCGTCGACGCATGCGACCAGGTAAAGGCCAAGCTGACGATGGCCGCATGGGCACGCGCTTCGCGCGCCGCCTTCATCACCGTGGGCGCGGCGGGCGGCAAGCGGCAGGCACACAAGGTCGACATCGACGACCTGTCGCTTGTCACGCACGACCCGCTGCTGGCCCAACTGCGCCAACGCCTGCGCAAGGAGCACGGCGCTCCACGCGAAGGCCGCAAGATCGGCGTGACCTGCGTCTTCAGCCGCGAGAGCGTGGCGCCGCCCGATGCTTCCTGCGCGATCGAAGGCGACGGTTCGCTCAACTGCCACGGCTATGGATCGGTCGTGAGCGTGACCGCGACTTTCGGCCAATGTGCGGCAGGTTGGGTTCTCGACAAAATCGCCTCAAACCTCACGCTATAA
- the pal gene encoding peptidoglycan-associated lipoprotein Pal translates to MLKRTIYSLAIVALIAGCSSGTKLNETPVTDRSGTAGGQQGGASAVAPVTIDPNAGTAQGPVGVARIIYFDYDSYTVKPEFQSAIDGHARFLKANPQRRVSIEGHTDERGGREYNLALGQKRSEAVRRALTLLGVNDNQIEAVSFGKEKPAVQGSGEEVWAQNRRAEITYRQ, encoded by the coding sequence ATGTTGAAACGTACGATCTATTCGCTGGCCATCGTGGCTCTTATTGCCGGTTGCTCGTCGGGCACGAAGCTCAACGAAACGCCGGTGACCGACCGCTCCGGCACCGCCGGCGGCCAGCAAGGTGGCGCTAGCGCCGTGGCTCCCGTGACCATCGATCCGAACGCGGGCACCGCGCAAGGTCCGGTGGGCGTGGCGCGCATCATCTACTTCGATTACGACAGCTACACGGTCAAGCCCGAGTTCCAGTCGGCCATCGACGGTCATGCACGTTTCCTCAAGGCCAACCCGCAGCGCCGCGTGTCGATCGAAGGTCACACCGACGAACGCGGCGGCCGCGAATACAACCTGGCGCTGGGCCAGAAGCGCTCCGAAGCCGTGCGTCGTGCACTGACCCTGCTGGGCGTGAACGACAACCAGATCGAAGCCGTGAGCTTCGGCAAGGAAAAGCCGGCCGTCCAGGGTTCGGGTGAAGAAGTCTGGGCGCAGAACCGTCGCGCCGAAATCACGTACCGCCAGTGA
- the tolB gene encoding Tol-Pal system beta propeller repeat protein TolB: MLPALAQFRVEVSGVGLTQLPIALVPFKGQESSPQKISDIVQADLERSGQFRGVDASGQALDEASRPDLSLWRQRTADSLVVGSVSRLADGRFDVRFRLWDVVKGQDLGGQSYTVPQGDLRLASHRIADYVYEKLTGEKGIFSTRIAYVTKAGSRYSLWVADADGENAQAALASPEPIISPCWSSNGQQLAYVSFESRKPVVYVHNVASGQRRLLANFKGSNSAPAWAPDGNSLAVTLSRDGGSQLFTIPAGGGEPRRLTQSSSIDTEPAFSADGSTIYFVSDRGGAPQIYKMGAGGGNPTRVTFSGTYNISPAVSGDGRWLAYISRVGGAFKLHVMELATGNVSAITDTTADESPSFAPNSKLIVYATQLQGREALMTTTLDGKIKARLAGQAGDIREPDWGPFQKQ, encoded by the coding sequence ATGCTTCCTGCACTGGCCCAGTTCCGGGTCGAAGTGTCGGGCGTCGGGCTGACGCAGCTGCCAATCGCGCTTGTTCCCTTCAAGGGCCAGGAATCCTCCCCGCAGAAAATCTCCGACATCGTCCAGGCCGATCTGGAGCGAAGCGGCCAGTTCCGTGGCGTCGATGCCTCCGGCCAGGCGCTGGACGAAGCATCGCGCCCCGACCTGTCGCTGTGGCGGCAGCGCACCGCCGACTCGCTCGTGGTGGGCAGCGTCAGCCGCCTGGCCGACGGCCGTTTCGACGTGCGTTTCCGCCTGTGGGACGTGGTCAAGGGCCAGGACCTCGGCGGCCAGAGCTACACGGTGCCGCAAGGCGACCTGCGCCTGGCTTCGCACCGCATCGCTGACTACGTCTATGAAAAGCTGACCGGCGAAAAAGGCATCTTCTCGACGCGCATCGCCTACGTCACCAAGGCCGGCAGCCGCTATTCGCTGTGGGTGGCCGACGCCGACGGCGAGAACGCGCAAGCCGCGCTGGCCAGCCCCGAGCCGATAATCTCGCCCTGCTGGTCGTCCAACGGCCAGCAACTGGCGTATGTGTCCTTCGAGTCGCGCAAGCCGGTCGTCTACGTGCACAACGTGGCCAGTGGCCAGCGCCGCCTGCTCGCGAACTTCAAGGGGTCGAACAGCGCACCTGCATGGGCGCCCGACGGCAATTCGCTGGCGGTCACCCTCAGCCGTGACGGCGGCTCGCAGCTCTTCACCATTCCGGCCGGCGGCGGCGAACCGCGCCGCCTCACGCAAAGCTCGAGCATCGACACCGAGCCGGCGTTCTCGGCCGACGGCAGCACCATCTACTTCGTCAGCGACCGTGGCGGTGCCCCGCAGATCTACAAGATGGGCGCTGGTGGCGGCAACCCGACGCGCGTGACCTTCAGCGGCACCTACAACATTTCTCCGGCTGTCAGCGGCGATGGCCGGTGGTTGGCCTACATCTCCCGTGTGGGAGGTGCATTCAAACTCCATGTGATGGAGTTGGCCACCGGCAATGTCAGCGCCATCACGGATACCACCGCCGACGAGAGCCCGAGTTTTGCCCCGAACAGCAAATTGATCGTCTACGCCACGCAGCTGCAAGGCCGCGAGGCACTGATGACGACCACTTTGGATGGAAAAATAAAGGCACGACTGGCTGGGCAGGCGGGAGACATAAGAGAACCGGACTGGGGTCCGTTTCAAAAGCAATGA
- the rng gene encoding ribonuclease G — protein MQDILINWSPQETRVALVEHGAVQELHVERTLERGLVGNIYLGKVSRVLPGMQSAFIDIGLERTAFLHVADIVAPFTPGSRPSAPAPERDHRNGGPMVPIEKQVFEGQSLLVQVIKDPIGTKGARLSTQISIAGRLLVFLPQDNHIGVSQKIPSDQRESLRNRMLALIEAAAAADSGGVVPANTGGFILRTNGEDSSDPELAEDIAYLRKTWSRIRDASMRMPAMSLLHQDLSLLQRVLRDMTGEDTQTIRIDSREQFEVLLKFGLEFMPKAAGKLQHYKGERPIFDLYSVDEEIAKALGRRVELKSGGYLVVDQTEALTTVDVNTGGFVGARNFDDTIFKTNLEAAQAIARQLRLRNLGGIIIVDFIDMGRDDHREQVLAEFRKQLARDRVKTTAGGFSQLGLVEMTRKRTRESLAHMLCEPCAACGGQGIVKTARSVAYDVMREILREARQFTPREFRIVSSPQVIELFLDEESQHLAGLSDFIGKPISLQSEPAIGQGQYDIVLL, from the coding sequence ATGCAAGACATCCTGATCAACTGGTCCCCGCAGGAGACCCGTGTGGCGCTGGTCGAGCACGGCGCGGTGCAAGAGCTGCACGTCGAGCGCACGCTGGAGCGCGGGCTGGTCGGCAACATCTACCTCGGCAAGGTGTCGCGTGTGCTGCCGGGCATGCAGTCGGCCTTCATCGACATCGGCCTGGAGCGCACCGCCTTCCTGCACGTGGCCGACATCGTGGCGCCGTTCACGCCGGGCTCGCGGCCCAGCGCGCCGGCGCCGGAACGGGACCACCGCAACGGCGGGCCGATGGTGCCCATCGAGAAGCAGGTGTTCGAAGGCCAGTCGCTGCTGGTGCAGGTCATCAAGGACCCGATCGGCACCAAGGGCGCGCGGCTGTCGACGCAGATCAGCATCGCCGGGCGGCTGCTGGTGTTCCTGCCGCAGGACAACCATATCGGCGTGTCGCAGAAGATTCCTTCGGACCAGCGCGAGTCGCTGCGCAACCGCATGCTGGCGCTGATCGAGGCGGCCGCGGCGGCCGACAGCGGCGGCGTGGTGCCGGCGAACACCGGCGGCTTCATCCTGCGCACCAACGGCGAGGATTCGTCCGACCCCGAGCTGGCCGAAGACATTGCCTACCTGCGCAAGACATGGTCGCGCATCCGCGACGCCTCGATGCGCATGCCGGCGATGTCGCTGCTGCACCAGGACCTGAGCCTGCTGCAGCGGGTGCTGCGCGACATGACGGGCGAAGACACGCAGACCATCCGCATCGACTCGCGCGAGCAGTTCGAGGTGCTGCTGAAGTTCGGCCTCGAATTCATGCCCAAGGCGGCCGGCAAGCTGCAGCACTACAAGGGCGAGCGGCCGATCTTCGACCTGTATTCGGTCGACGAGGAAATCGCCAAGGCGCTGGGGCGGCGCGTCGAGCTCAAGTCGGGCGGCTACCTCGTGGTCGACCAGACCGAGGCGCTGACCACGGTGGACGTGAACACCGGCGGCTTCGTCGGCGCACGCAACTTCGACGACACCATCTTCAAGACCAACCTGGAGGCGGCGCAGGCCATTGCGCGGCAGCTGCGGCTTCGCAACCTGGGCGGGATCATCATCGTCGACTTCATCGACATGGGGCGCGACGACCACCGCGAGCAGGTGCTGGCCGAATTCCGCAAGCAACTGGCGCGCGACCGGGTGAAGACGACGGCTGGCGGCTTCTCGCAGCTTGGCCTGGTCGAGATGACGCGCAAGCGCACGCGCGAATCGCTGGCGCACATGCTGTGCGAACCCTGCGCGGCCTGCGGCGGGCAGGGCATCGTGAAGACCGCGCGCAGCGTGGCCTACGACGTGATGCGGGAGATATTGCGCGAGGCGCGCCAGTTCACGCCACGCGAGTTCCGCATCGTGTCGTCGCCGCAGGTCATCGAACTGTTCCTCGACGAGGAAAGCCAGCACCTGGCGGGCCTGAGCGACTTCATCGGCAAGCCGATTTCGCTGCAGTCCGAGCCGGCGATCGGGCAGGGGCAGTACGACATCGTGCTGCTCTGA
- the rlmH gene encoding 23S rRNA (pseudouridine(1915)-N(3))-methyltransferase RlmH translates to MKLLVVAVGQRMPDWAQTAWDDYAKRFPPELKLELRAVKTEPRGSKSLETLYAAERERIEGAIARGMRIVVLDERGTALTTKALAARLQSWQGEGDDVALVIGGPDGLDPAFKAAAHERIRLSDLTLPHAMARVLLVEQLYRAWSVNAGHPYHRE, encoded by the coding sequence ATGAAGCTGCTGGTGGTTGCCGTCGGGCAGCGCATGCCCGATTGGGCACAGACTGCCTGGGACGACTACGCCAAGCGCTTTCCGCCCGAACTCAAGCTCGAGCTGCGCGCGGTCAAGACCGAGCCGCGCGGCTCCAAATCACTCGAAACCCTGTACGCCGCAGAGCGCGAGCGCATCGAAGGCGCCATTGCGCGCGGCATGCGCATCGTCGTGCTCGACGAGCGCGGCACCGCGCTGACCACCAAGGCGCTGGCGGCCCGGCTGCAGTCCTGGCAAGGCGAGGGCGACGATGTCGCGCTTGTCATCGGCGGTCCCGACGGACTCGATCCGGCTTTCAAGGCCGCAGCCCACGAGCGCATCCGGCTGTCCGACCTGACCCTGCCGCACGCGATGGCGCGGGTGCTGCTGGTCGAGCAGCTGTACCGGGCCTGGTCGGTGAACGCAGGCCATCCCTACCACCGCGAATGA
- the ybgF gene encoding tol-pal system protein YbgF produces MHRAVLRGAALAAALLCVSVGSQAALFEDDEARRAILDLRQRVEAMRQQTDQRLTDENGQLRRSLLDLQNQIEQMRGDLARMTGQNEQLTRTVSEMQSRQTTLDDKLKQSEPSKVSVDGREFNADPKEKADFDAALGVFRSGQFAQAQTAFAEFVKRYPQSGYNASALFWLGNAQYATRNYNEAIANFRSMLSLAPDHAKAPEAVLSIANCQIELKDTRAARRTLEDLTKAYPQSEAAQAGRERLSRLR; encoded by the coding sequence ATGCACCGCGCTGTGTTGCGAGGCGCGGCGCTGGCTGCCGCCTTGCTTTGTGTCTCGGTGGGGTCGCAGGCCGCACTGTTCGAGGATGACGAGGCCCGCCGCGCCATCCTCGACTTGCGCCAGCGCGTCGAGGCCATGCGCCAGCAAACCGACCAGCGACTGACCGACGAGAACGGCCAACTGCGTCGCAGCTTGCTCGATCTGCAGAACCAGATCGAACAGATGCGAGGCGACCTGGCGCGCATGACCGGCCAGAACGAGCAGCTCACGCGCACCGTGAGCGAAATGCAGTCGCGCCAGACCACCCTCGACGACAAGCTCAAGCAGAGCGAGCCTTCGAAGGTGTCGGTGGACGGCCGCGAGTTCAACGCCGATCCGAAGGAAAAGGCCGATTTCGACGCCGCCCTCGGTGTGTTCCGCTCGGGCCAGTTCGCGCAGGCGCAGACCGCGTTCGCCGAATTCGTCAAGCGCTACCCGCAGAGCGGCTACAACGCCTCGGCGCTGTTCTGGCTGGGCAACGCCCAGTACGCCACGCGCAACTACAACGAAGCGATCGCGAATTTCCGCTCGATGCTGTCGCTCGCGCCCGACCATGCCAAGGCCCCCGAGGCCGTGCTGTCGATCGCGAACTGCCAGATCGAACTGAAGGACACGCGCGCCGCTCGCCGCACGCTGGAAGACCTGACCAAGGCCTACCCGCAGTCGGAAGCCGCGCAAGCCGGCCGCGAGCGCCTTTCGCGTTTGCGCTGA
- the nadD gene encoding nicotinate-nucleotide adenylyltransferase, with protein sequence MSSSGKVPRIGVFGGAFDPPHNAHVALADAALAQLGLSELHVIPTGQAWHKSRALTPKEDRLAMTRLAFAGLKGTVVVDSREVLRDGPTYTLDTLHELQKEQPGAQLVLIMGADQASALPTWHGWQDILGIAIVSVAYRALSTGDTARFDPKMLPGLPAGARFEALELPPMDISATEIRRRAALGVDISSLVPATVARYIDQHHLYRSA encoded by the coding sequence ATTTCTTCTTCCGGCAAGGTGCCGCGCATCGGTGTCTTCGGCGGCGCGTTCGATCCGCCGCACAACGCCCATGTGGCGCTGGCCGATGCCGCGCTTGCGCAGCTCGGTCTGTCCGAGCTGCATGTCATTCCCACCGGCCAGGCCTGGCACAAGAGCAGGGCGCTCACGCCGAAGGAAGACCGCCTCGCGATGACGCGGCTCGCCTTCGCGGGACTGAAAGGCACCGTCGTCGTCGACAGCCGCGAAGTGCTGCGCGACGGGCCCACCTACACGCTCGACACCCTGCACGAACTGCAGAAAGAGCAGCCCGGCGCGCAGCTCGTGCTGATCATGGGCGCCGACCAGGCCAGCGCGCTGCCGACCTGGCATGGCTGGCAGGATATACTCGGCATTGCTATCGTTTCTGTAGCGTATCGCGCATTATCGACGGGCGACACTGCTCGTTTTGATCCGAAGATGCTGCCCGGCCTCCCGGCCGGTGCGCGTTTCGAGGCGCTCGAATTGCCACCTATGGACATCAGCGCCACCGAGATTCGGCGGCGCGCGGCGCTTGGCGTGGACATTTCCTCGCTGGTTCCGGCCACGGTTGCACGCTATATTGACCAACACCACCTCTACCGCTCTGCCTGA